In Mauremys reevesii isolate NIE-2019 linkage group 13, ASM1616193v1, whole genome shotgun sequence, the sequence CTGGCCTGGCACCTCACCTACCGCGGCTGGTACCGGGCCCGCTGGTCCCCGGGCCGCCCGGCCGCCGGCCTCTTCCCCAAGGGCGAGCCGCGCGCCTGAGCGCGCCGccggccggacgcctgggttcctgcCGCAGCCGGGGGAGCCGGTCCCTCTCCGGGCTGGGCTCCCCCCGGGTGAGCCGCGCGCCTCAGGGACCCCGGCCCCACGCGCGGCTGGGGGTGCGTGGCGGGAGGGGGAGCTGCCCTGCTGCAGGAACCCCGGCGTCCTGgcccggggggggcgggagcaGCCCCAGGAGGCCAGCGGAGgggatccctccccccaccctcgcaAGGGGCTGCTGCCCTCTCCTGAGGGaaaggggggttggggtgggaggggaacccAAGTGTCCAAGGAGCAATGgaggcccccccgcccccttcctttTGGGGCAGGAAGACAAGGGGGGGTTAATTCAGGGATGGGGCCCCAGGTATCGGGGGGGGGATTCCTAGCATGGAGCGAATGACAACggggggacccaggcgtccggggcaCAAATAAAACATGGCCGCCTGCCCTCAGTGGGGAAAAGCCTGTCGTGGTGCTGTGGTTTATTGGggttgctggggtggggggcaggggacgcTCCGCACGGGaatgatgggggcaggggacccTGGCATCCGGGGGATTAGCTGagggtgggggcactgctggagggaagctcgcagcattggagtcctccctccccccagctcaaccccaccccacagctgggggtattgcggggggggggggttgcagcccagacacccccaccccctgggggggGAGCTTGCAGCTGGGACCCGCATAACCTGCCCTCTGGGGGAAAGCTCTCGCGGCCTGGACCCCCTTCCCCTACTGGCGGCACTGCTGGGAGAAGCTCACAGCCCAgacccacacaccctgccctttgggggcactgctgggagaagctcacagccccgacccacacaccctgcccccttgGGGCACTGCTGGGAGAAGCTCACAGCCCAgacccacacaccctgcccccttgggggcactgctgggagaAGCTCACAGCCCAgacccacacaccctgcccccttgggggcactgctgggagaAGCTCACAGCCCAgacccacacaccctgcccccttgggggcactgctgggagaAGCTCACAGCCCGgacccacacaccctgcccccttgGGGCACTGCTGGGAGAAGCTCACAGCCCGGACCCACACACCCTGCTCCcttgggggcactgctgggagaAGCTCTCAGCCCGgacccacacaccctgcccccttgggggcactgctgggagaAGCTCACAGCCCAgacccacacaccctgccccctgggggcactgctgggagaAGCTCACAGCCCGGacccacccaccctgcccccttgggggcactgctgggagaAGCTCACAGCCCAgacccacacaccctgccccctggggGCGCTGCTGGGAGAAGCTCACAGCCCGGACCAACACATCCTGCCCCCTTGGGGACACTGCTGGGAGAAGCTCACAGCCCGGacccacccaccctgcccccttgggggcactgctgggagaAGCTCACAGCCCGGACCCACACACCCTGGcccctgggggcactgctgggagaAGCTCCCAGCCCAGaaccacacaccctgccccctgggggcactgctgggagaAGCTCACAGCCCGGACCCACACACCCTCCCACACGGGACACTGTTGTGGGAAGCTCGCAGCTCGGCCACATTCCCGCTGGAGGCACTGCGGGCGGAAGTTCGCAACCCGAACCACTCCACCACCGTTGGGGCACTGCTGCGGGAAGCTCGCAGCTCGCACCCGCCCCCTCGGCCGGGACTTCCCCCGCAGCTCCGTCACTTTCGTTTTCACTTTTCAACTCGCACCATCATCCCCCCCCCGCCACGCGCCTCGGGCCCCCCAGTTCCGTCACGCACCCCCCAGCGACCCCCCCCCATGGCTGCGCTGCGGATCAGCCCCAAGGCCGAGGCCCAGGTGAGCGGGGGGGACCTGGCTGGGGAAATGCGGGGCGGAGCGGGGGAGGAAGCAGATTTATGTggggcctggtgggggggggggggttggcggACGCGGAGAGGGAGTGGGGccgaggggtgcagggaggggaggactGGAGGGTTCGGGGGGCCggaaggggggtgctgggctgagaGGGGctcgggggaagggaggggtgctgGGATGGGGTTTGGGGAGCACggagggggctgggatggggtttGGGGAGCACggagggggctgggatggggggctcgggggaagggagggggtgctgggatgggggtttgggggagcagggaggggggctggattGGGGGGGCTGCCTGGGGAATTCGGGGTGCAGCTGGGGGTAGATGAGGGGGTCTCTGGCCCTCCCCAAGCCTGtgccctgcccatcccccccCGAGGGGGCCGCGCGGGGACCCCCGGGGGGAGGTGTCCATGGGGCAGGCGGTtcccgggcgggggcggggggaggggccccgTCCCGCCCCAGCACCAGCGCAGacggggcagggccgggcaggTGGCCGGGGATCAGGTGTCAGGGGCTGGCGGGGtgcccggggcgggggctggcagAGAGCCTGGGCGAGGGGGACGCGGAGGGAGCGTCCTGCTGGGACATTTGACCCCCCCGAAATTTCTTTCTCCCGCAGGTGGATTCCTTCCGGACCCAGCTCTGCGCCCAGGTGAGACGCTGCGAGCTtctccccagcagtgcccccagcccgtgggaggaggggaccagggctgtgagcttccccccagcagtgccccccccaTACtgaccctcttccccctccccacaggctgAAGCGCTGGTTGGGACCCGGTTCCCCAGCAAGATCACTCAGCTGGACGCTTTCCTCAAGGTattgggggggtgggaggtggctTTGCCTGGGACACAGGATGGGGATTTAAGGGGATCgtcaggaggaggggcaggagggacgTTGGAgggttttggggggcagaggcaggagggttTGGGGAATGTGGGGGCTGGAAGGGGATTGGGGGCTGGGAACCGGCTTGGTGGCTCTGGggacgggcggggcgggggcaggagaggggttggggcaggggtgctcTGGGGGGCCCAGCTGCTCACGCCTCCCCGTACCCCCAGGACCCGGCGCTGAACGTGGGGGACCTGGAGTCCCTGCGGGCCCCACTCGACATCCCCGTCCCCGACCCCACCAAGGAGAAGGCGAAAGCCGAGCGCCGcaaggtgagctggggggagcccaacACGCCCCCCAGGCATGAGAATGGGGGGGAGCTGGGTCGTGAGGGCCCCACCAACCCACGGGGCAGATCTGGGgctttctccctccctgccccccattttCTCACTCTTCTTTGGGGGGTCACCGGCTGGGGGAGAATTCGGGGGGGTCGTTACCTCCTTCACCCCCATTTTCACATTCGGTTCTTCCGCGGCCGGGGGGGCATTGGAAGGATGCGGGGGTGGGAGTTCGGCCCAACACCCCCATTTTCACATTCGGTTCTTCCGCGGCCGGGGGGCATTGgaagggtgcgggggggggctgggagttcgGCCCAACACCCCCATTTTCACATTCGGTTCTTCCGCGGCCGGGGGGGCATTGGAAGGATGCGGGGGCTGGGAGTTCGCCCAACACCCCATTTTCACATTCGGTTCTTCCGCGGCCGGGGGCATTGGAAGGATGCAGGCGGGGAGTTCGCCCAACACCCCATTTTCACCTTCGGTTCGTCCGCGGCCGGGGGGCATTGGACGGacgcgggggggggctgggagtttgGCCCAACACCCCCATTTTCACATTCGGTTCTTCCGCGGCCGGGGGGGCATTGGAAGGATGCGGGGGGGGGAGTTCGGCCCAACACCCCCATTTTCACATTCGGTTCTTCCGCGGCCGGGGGGGCATTGgaagggtgcgggggggggagtTCGGCCCAACACCCCCAATTTAACAATCGGTTCTTCCGCCGGGGGCATTGGAAGGATGCGGGGAGTTCGCCCAACACCCCATTTTCACATTCGGTTCTTCCGCGGCCGGGGCATTGGAAGGATGCGGGGGCTGGGAGTTCGCCCAACACCCCATTTTCACATTCGGTTCTTCCGCGGCCGGGGGGGCACTGgaagggtgcgggggggggctgggagttcgGCCCAACACCCCCATTTTCACATTCGGTTCTTCCGCGGCCGGGGGGGCATTGgaagggtgcgggggggggagtTTGGCCCTACACCCCCATTTTCACATTCGGTTCTTCCGCGGCCGGGGGGCACTGGAAGGATGCGGGGGTGGGAGTTCGGCCCTACACCCCCATTTTCACATTCGGTTCTTCCGCGGCCGGGGGGCACTGGAAggatgcagggggggggggagttcggCCCTACACCCCCATTTTCTCCCTGTCCTCCCCCGGGGCAgaaggaagagaaggaagagaagaaagaggagaagaaGTCGGAGGAGGAGGATAAAGGTGAGTGGGGGACCCGGATATGGGGGGGCTCCATTGATGGGTGGGGCCGTGCCCCCCGCTGCTTCTGGGGGTCAGGGACCCAGATCTGGGGGCCCTCCACTGACGGGGGTTGGGCCTGTGCCCCCCGCTGCTTCTGGGGGTCTGACCCCCCGTTTGTCTGTCCCTCCCCAGCGCCCCCCTGTGGGCCCGTGAGCAGCAACGAGACGGTTGTGGGGCTGGTGAGCCGGGTGAAAGCCGAGATTCAGGGCGCcaaggaggagctggggctggtgaGTGTGAGACGGAGCCACAAccggccccggcctggcccccgtGCGACACGCGCCCTGCACGACGGCCCCCGTGCGACACGCACCCTGCACGATGCTCGTCCCCCGCGCACACACCACGGCCGCGGCCTGGCCACCGTGCGACACGCACCCTGCACCACGCACCCTGCATGACGCTCGCCCCCCGTGCGCACACCacggccccggcctggcccccgtGCGACACGCACCCTGCACCACGCACCCTGCACGACGCTCGCCCCCCGTGCGCACACCacggccccggcctggcccccgtGCGACACGCACCCTGTACCACGCACCCTGCACGACGCTCGCCCCGTCGGCGCACCACGCCCCGCCTGGCCCCATGCGACACGCACCCTGTACCACGCACCCTGCACGACGCCGCCCCGCGGCGCACAACacggccccggcctggcccccgtGCGACACGCACCCTGGACCACGCACCCTGCACGACGCTCGCCCCCCGTGCGCACAACacggccccggcctggcccccgtGCGACACGCACCCTGCACCACGCACCCTGCTCGTCCCCCGTGCGCACACCacggccccggcctggcccccgtGCGACACGCACCCTGCACCACGCACCCTGCACGACGCTCGCCCCCCGTGCGCACACCAcgtccccagcctggcccccgtgCGACACGCACCCTGTACCACGCACCCTGCACGACGCTCGTCCCCCGTGCGCACACCacggccccggcctggcccccgtGCGACACGCACCCTGCACCACGCACCCTGCACGACGCTCGCCCCCCGTGCGCACACCacggccccggcctggcccccgtGCGACACGCACCCTGCACCACGCACCCTGCACGACGCTCGTCCCCCGTGCGCACACCacggccccggcctggcccccgtGCGACACGCACCCTGCACGACGCTCGCCCCCCGTGCGCACACCacggccccggcctggcccccgtGCGACACGCACCCTGCACCACGCACCCTGCACGATGCTCGTCCCCCGCGCACACACCACGGCCGCGGCCTGGCCACCGTGCGACACGCACCCTGCACGACGCTCGCCCCCCGTGCGCACACCacggccccggcctggcccccgtGCGACACGCACCCTGCACGACGCTCGCCCCCTGTGCGCACACCACGGCCCCGGCCTGGCCACCGTGCGACACGCACCCTGCATGACGCCGCCCCGTGCGCACACCacggccccggcctggcccccgtGCGACACGCACCCTGCACGACGCTCGCCCCCCGTGCGCACACCacggccccggcctggcccccgtGCGACACGCACCCTGCACAACGCTCACCCCCCGTGCGCACACcacggccccagcctggccccggcgACACACGCACCCTGCACGACGCTTCGCCCCGGCGCACACCACGCCCCGCCTGGCCCCCGGCGACACGCGCCCTGCACGACGCTTCGCCCCCGTCGCGCACACCACGGCCCCGCCCTGGCCCCCGTGCGACACGCCCCCTGCACGACGCCGCCGCGCACACCACGCACACGCCCCGCCTGGCCCCGTCGCGACACGCGCCCCTGCACGACGCCGCCCCGGCGCACACCAcggccccgcctggccccggcgACACGCACCCTGCACCATGCACCCTGCACGACGCTCGCCGCGGCGCACACcacgccccgccctgccccgcggCGACACGCACCCTGCACGACGCCGCCCCGTGGCGCACACCACggccccgcctggccccgcggCGACACGCACCCTGCACGACGCCGCTCGCGGCGCACACCacggccccggcctggcccccgtGCGACACGCACCCTGCACGACGCTCGCCCCCTACGCGCACAACacggccccggcctggcccccgtGCGACACGCACCCTGCACCATGCACCCTGCACGACGATCGTCCCCCGCGCACACACCACGGCCAGGCCACCGTGCGACACGCACCCTGCACCACGCACCCTGCACGACGCTcgtcccccgcacacacaccacGGCCGCGGCCTGGCCACCGTGCGACACGCACCCTGCACGACGCTCGCCCTTCGTGCGCACACCACGGCTGCGGCTTGGCCACCGTGCGACACGCACCCTGCACCACGCACCCTGCACGACGCTCGTCCCCCGTGCGCACACCACGGCTGCGGCTTGGCCACCGTGCGACACGCACCCTGCATGACGCTCGTCCCCCGTGCGCACAACACGGCCCCGGCCTGGCCACCGTGCGACACGCACCCTGCACGACGCACCCTGCACGAAGCTCGCCCCCCGCGCGCACAACACGGCCCCGGCCTGGCCACCGTGCGACACGCACCCTGCACGACGCTCGTCCCCCGTGCGCACACCATGACCCCGGCCTGGCCACCGTGCGACACGCACCCTGCACGACGCTCGCCCCCCACGTGCACAACACGGCCCCGGCCTGGCCACCGTGCGACACGCACCCTGCATGACGCTCGTCCCCCGCGCGCACAACACGGCCCCGGCCTGGCCACCCTGCACCACGCACCCTGCACGACGCTCATCCCCCGCGCGCACACCACGGCCCAAGCCTGGCCACTGTGCACCATGCATCAGGCACGTCGCTCACGCCCTGTGCACACAACAGAAGAGGATGCACCACACCCCTGGGTAACACACCCAGCAGTCCCATCCCCTCCAAGGGGGCAGCAGGACACACACTCATGGGCTCTCTCCTCCCCAGGTCTCTGTCTGGGTTCAGCTCCAGGTGCCCCGTATCGAAGACGGCAACAATTTTGGGGTCGCAGTCCAGGTGAGCGTCCCCCCTTCTCCAACCTG encodes:
- the PSME1 gene encoding proteasome activator complex subunit 1 isoform X1, with product MAALRISPKAEAQVDSFRTQLCAQAEALVGTRFPSKITQLDAFLKDPALNVGDLESLRAPLDIPVPDPTKEKAKAERRKKEEKEEKKEEKKSEEEDKAPPCGPVSSNETVVGLVSRVKAEIQGAKEELGLVSVWVQLQVPRIEDGNNFGVAVQEKVFELMTALRTKLEGFQTQISKYFSERGDAVAKAAKNPHVGDYRQLVHELDEAQYAEIRLMVMEIRNLYAILYDIVVKNFEKIKKPRGETKGMIY
- the PSME1 gene encoding proteasome activator complex subunit 1 isoform X2, with translation MAALRISPKAEAQVDSFRTQLCAQAEALVGTRFPSKITQLDAFLKDPALNVGDLESLRAPLDIPVPDPTKEKAKAERRKKEEKKEEKKSEEEDKAPPCGPVSSNETVVGLVSRVKAEIQGAKEELGLVSVWVQLQVPRIEDGNNFGVAVQEKVFELMTALRTKLEGFQTQISKYFSERGDAVAKAAKNPHVGDYRQLVHELDEAQYAEIRLMVMEIRNLYAILYDIVVKNFEKIKKPRGETKGMIY